One stretch of Jiangella gansuensis DSM 44835 DNA includes these proteins:
- a CDS encoding dihydroorotase, protein MTPSASTSATPTLIRNVRVLGGEPQDLLLRDGVIASVGTAPDEADRAGDITIVDGTGLVALPGLVDLHTHLREPGREDAETVETGTLAAARGGFTAVHAMANTDPVADTAGVVEQVWRLGREAGHADVRPVGAVTVGLQGERLAELGAMADSAAGVRVFSDDGVCVSDAVLMRRALEYVKAFDGVIAQHAQEPRLTEGATMNEGELSGRLGLRGWPSVAEEAIVARDVLLAAHVGSRVHICHLSTRGSVEIVRLAKQRGLPVTAEVTPHHLLLTDELVATYDPRYKVNPPLRSADDVAALREALADGTIDIVATDHAPHPLEAKDCEWDVAAFGMLGLETALSVVQHTMVDTGLLDWAGVAERMSAAPARIGRCDTGELPHGRPLAEGEPANVVLIDPSASATVDPAASASLSRNMPYEGMKLPGAVVATFLRGRPTHVTGGLL, encoded by the coding sequence GTGACCCCGAGCGCGTCCACGAGCGCGACCCCGACCCTGATCCGCAACGTCCGCGTGCTCGGCGGCGAGCCGCAGGACCTGCTGCTGCGCGACGGCGTCATCGCCTCCGTCGGCACCGCGCCCGACGAGGCTGACCGGGCCGGCGACATCACCATCGTCGACGGCACCGGGCTGGTCGCGCTGCCCGGGCTGGTCGACCTCCACACCCACCTGCGCGAACCCGGCCGCGAGGACGCGGAGACGGTCGAGACGGGCACTCTGGCCGCGGCCCGGGGCGGCTTCACCGCCGTTCACGCGATGGCCAACACCGACCCGGTCGCCGATACCGCGGGCGTCGTCGAACAGGTCTGGCGGCTGGGCCGCGAGGCCGGGCACGCCGACGTGCGTCCTGTCGGCGCCGTCACCGTCGGGCTTCAAGGCGAACGACTGGCGGAACTCGGCGCGATGGCCGACTCCGCGGCCGGCGTGCGGGTCTTCTCCGACGACGGCGTCTGCGTCTCCGACGCGGTGCTGATGCGCCGGGCGCTGGAGTACGTGAAGGCCTTCGACGGCGTCATCGCCCAGCACGCGCAGGAGCCGCGGCTGACCGAGGGCGCCACCATGAACGAGGGTGAGCTCTCCGGCCGACTGGGGCTGCGGGGCTGGCCGTCGGTGGCGGAAGAGGCCATCGTGGCCCGCGACGTACTCCTGGCCGCCCACGTCGGGTCGCGGGTGCACATCTGCCACCTGTCCACCCGCGGGTCGGTCGAGATCGTCCGGCTGGCCAAGCAGCGCGGGCTGCCGGTCACCGCCGAGGTCACCCCGCACCACCTGCTGCTGACCGACGAGCTGGTGGCCACTTACGACCCGCGCTACAAGGTCAACCCGCCGCTGCGCTCCGCCGACGACGTCGCCGCGCTGCGGGAGGCGCTGGCCGACGGCACCATCGACATCGTCGCCACCGACCACGCGCCGCACCCGCTCGAGGCCAAGGACTGCGAGTGGGACGTCGCCGCGTTCGGCATGCTGGGGCTGGAGACCGCGCTGTCGGTCGTCCAGCACACCATGGTGGACACCGGGCTGCTGGACTGGGCCGGCGTGGCCGAGCGGATGTCGGCGGCACCGGCGCGCATCGGCCGCTGCGACACCGGCGAGCTCCCGCACGGGCGACCGCTCGCCGAAGGGGAGCCGGCCAACGTCGTACTGATCGACCCGTCCGCCTCGGCGACCGTGGACCCGGCGGCATCGGCGTCGCTGTCCCGGAACATGCCGTACGAGGGCATGAAACTGCCGGGCGCCGTCGTCGCCACGTTCCTGCGCGGCCGCCCGACCCATGTGACAGGGGGACTGCTGTGA